From the genome of Geminocystis herdmanii PCC 6308, one region includes:
- the proB gene encoding glutamate 5-kinase, protein MAQTIVIKIGTSSLTRPESGNLALSTIASLVETLTSLRRNGYQVILVSSGAVGVGCARLNMIDRPKNINLKQAIAAVGQGRLIRVYDDLFSHLGQPIAQILLTRRDLVDRSCYVNASNTFNALLDLGVIPIVNENDTVATEELKFGDNDTLSALVANLVNADWLFLLTDVDKLYSADPRIVPSATPIDLVNSEEFKQLQVDVTNSGSGWGTGGMITKLRAARIASSAGVTTVITNGKNPDNIPKILAGDSIGTKFTAQPKTDNARKRWIANGLVAMGKIYLDDGAVKALCHQGKSLLPAGVTHLEGEFGANEAVELVNQQGQEIGKGIVNYSSEELTKIKGQKSGDIASILGYFGVETVIHRDNLVIFE, encoded by the coding sequence ATGGCACAAACCATCGTTATCAAAATCGGTACATCTAGCTTAACTCGCCCAGAATCAGGAAATTTAGCCCTTTCTACCATCGCTTCTTTAGTAGAAACTTTAACCAGCTTACGTCGAAACGGTTATCAAGTTATTTTAGTTTCTTCTGGTGCTGTGGGAGTCGGTTGTGCTAGATTAAATATGATCGATCGACCTAAGAATATTAACCTAAAACAAGCTATCGCCGCCGTAGGGCAAGGAAGATTGATTAGAGTCTATGATGATTTGTTTAGTCATTTAGGACAACCTATAGCTCAAATTCTCCTCACCCGCAGAGATTTGGTGGATAGGAGTTGTTATGTTAATGCTAGTAATACCTTTAACGCTTTATTAGATTTAGGGGTAATTCCCATTGTCAACGAAAATGACACTGTCGCCACAGAAGAATTAAAATTCGGTGATAACGACACTTTATCCGCTTTAGTTGCCAATTTAGTTAACGCTGATTGGTTGTTTTTACTCACGGATGTCGATAAGTTGTATTCTGCTGATCCTCGTATTGTACCATCAGCAACCCCCATTGATTTGGTTAATAGTGAAGAATTTAAACAGTTACAAGTTGATGTTACTAATAGTGGAAGTGGTTGGGGTACGGGGGGAATGATTACGAAATTACGAGCGGCACGCATCGCCTCTAGTGCAGGAGTGACAACAGTAATTACTAACGGCAAAAATCCTGATAACATACCTAAGATTTTAGCAGGAGATTCGATCGGTACTAAGTTTACTGCCCAACCGAAAACCGACAACGCACGAAAAAGATGGATTGCCAACGGCTTAGTTGCTATGGGCAAAATTTACCTAGACGATGGCGCCGTCAAAGCCTTATGTCATCAAGGCAAGTCTTTATTACCGGCTGGAGTCACCCATCTTGAAGGAGAGTTTGGCGCCAATGAAGCTGTGGAATTAGTCAATCAACAAGGGCAAGAAATAGGTAAAGGCATCGTAAATTATAGCAGTGAAGAATTAACTAAAATTAAAGGGCAAAAATCGGGAGATATTGCTAGTATTTTGGGCTATTTTGGCGTAGAAACTGTTATTCACCGAGATAATTTAGTGATTTTTGAATGA
- a CDS encoding peptide ligase PGM1-related protein — MAITLEDKEHFRSLQNQLRNYWQQGDILEEDDQDILVIPSFSIDQEVGKKVVGFLHYEERLLFSLIRLRNPHTRLIYVTAQPLSPIIIDYYLQLLPGIPFSHARERLLLLTTYDSSQKALTQKILERPRLIKKIKNFLRPNKSYMVCFNSTVLEQELSVKLDIPLLASSPELLYWGSKGGSREIFADCNILHPDGSPLVYNIDDLIRETTLLLTRKPYLKKVVIKLNEGFSGEGNAVLDVSGISGLFSVDLSLEKQLNLVSQIIHEAKVQGVGDTWVTFCDRIPELGVIVEEFIEGEIKFSPSMQGYITPSGKVEIISTHDQILGGEDGQIYLGCSFPALEDYRLQLQELGLKIGLALAKKGAMERYSADFLAIKENNKWLLYAIEINLRKGGTTHPFMTLKFLTNGNYNCEDGLFYSPEEKIKYYIASDNLQKPQYHGLLPYDLMDIIAKHHLHFDSSTKTGTVFHLMGALSEFGKVGLTSIGNSSAEAEDIYNNVEAILDEETKQD, encoded by the coding sequence ATGGCTATTACCCTTGAAGATAAAGAGCATTTTCGATCGTTACAAAATCAATTAAGAAATTATTGGCAACAAGGAGATATATTAGAAGAAGATGATCAAGATATTTTAGTAATTCCCTCCTTTAGTATAGATCAAGAAGTAGGCAAAAAAGTTGTTGGTTTTTTACATTATGAAGAAAGACTATTATTTTCCTTAATTCGTTTAAGAAATCCTCATACTCGTCTAATTTATGTCACGGCTCAACCCCTTTCACCTATTATTATTGACTACTATTTACAACTATTACCTGGCATACCTTTTTCCCATGCCAGAGAGCGATTATTATTATTAACAACCTATGATTCTTCCCAAAAAGCATTAACACAAAAGATATTAGAAAGACCACGTTTAATTAAGAAAATTAAAAACTTTTTACGACCAAATAAGAGTTATATGGTATGTTTTAATTCTACCGTTTTAGAACAAGAATTATCAGTAAAATTAGATATTCCTTTGTTGGCTTCTAGCCCAGAATTATTGTATTGGGGCTCGAAAGGAGGCAGTAGAGAAATTTTTGCTGACTGCAATATTCTTCATCCCGATGGCAGTCCATTAGTTTATAATATCGATGATTTAATTAGAGAAACTACCTTATTATTAACCAGAAAACCCTATTTAAAAAAAGTAGTAATTAAACTCAATGAAGGTTTTTCAGGAGAAGGAAATGCTGTTTTAGATGTTAGTGGAATTTCGGGCTTATTTTCTGTTGATTTAAGTTTAGAAAAACAACTCAATTTAGTTAGTCAAATTATTCACGAAGCAAAAGTGCAAGGAGTAGGAGATACATGGGTAACTTTTTGCGATCGAATCCCCGAATTAGGAGTTATTGTCGAGGAATTTATTGAAGGAGAAATCAAATTTTCCCCTAGTATGCAAGGCTATATAACCCCTAGTGGAAAAGTCGAAATAATTTCTACCCATGATCAAATTTTAGGAGGAGAAGACGGACAAATTTATCTAGGTTGCAGTTTTCCCGCCTTAGAAGATTATCGTTTACAACTGCAAGAATTAGGTTTAAAAATAGGGTTAGCATTAGCAAAAAAAGGAGCAATGGAGAGATATTCTGCCGATTTTTTAGCGATAAAAGAGAATAATAAATGGTTATTATATGCCATAGAAATTAACCTCAGAAAAGGAGGCACAACTCACCCATTTATGACGTTAAAATTTTTAACCAATGGCAACTATAATTGTGAAGATGGTTTATTTTATAGCCCCGAAGAAAAGATAAAATATTATATCGCTTCCGACAATTTACAAAAACCCCAATATCATGGATTATTACCTTACGATTTAATGGATATTATTGCTAAACATCATTTACATTTTGATAGTAGCACCAAAACGGGAACAGTATTTCATCTAATGGGCGCTTTATCAGAATTTGGTAAAGTTGGCTTAACCAGTATTGGCAATTCATCGGCAGAAGCCGAAGATATTTACAATAATGTTGAGGCTATTTTAGATGAAGAAACAAAACAGGATTGA
- a CDS encoding group I intron-associated PD-(D/E)XK endonuclease has translation MNDIDLIKELIDNNYVKRAIGDIAEKYKIPKSELKKFYTLTFFSEIAEDIDLKKLTEINIQEIEKMISEDKKQKFKFIKTEFKNILEKCLYIAVTNGFKVNINNIDSGIMTSNAGDSAEFIFVARAILAGFNCSSVDVRSSRYDAIIDYNNKLLRVQIKGISTGNNISFKDRDRGGQGIDYTNERNRGKRITSQDCDIFVAVDKQVGICYIIPMDWADRLDDNHCVNIKLEDIYTYKENWDVIKQKVL, from the coding sequence ATGAATGATATTGATTTAATTAAAGAACTTATTGATAACAATTATGTAAAAAGAGCTATAGGAGATATTGCAGAAAAATATAAAATACCAAAATCTGAGTTAAAAAAATTTTACACTTTAACTTTTTTTTCTGAAATTGCAGAAGATATTGATTTGAAAAAATTAACGGAAATTAATATTCAGGAAATAGAAAAAATGATTTCTGAAGATAAGAAACAAAAATTCAAGTTTATCAAAACAGAATTTAAAAATATTTTAGAAAAATGTTTGTATATAGCAGTAACTAATGGTTTTAAAGTTAATATCAATAATATTGATAGTGGAATAATGACTTCTAATGCTGGAGATAGTGCTGAATTTATTTTTGTAGCTAGGGCAATTTTAGCAGGATTTAATTGTAGTAGTGTAGATGTTAGAAGTAGCAGATATGATGCAATTATAGATTATAATAATAAACTTTTAAGAGTTCAAATAAAAGGAATTAGCACAGGAAATAATATTAGTTTTAAAGACAGAGATAGAGGAGGGCAAGGAATAGATTATACAAATGAAAGAAATAGAGGAAAAAGAATTACATCTCAAGATTGTGACATTTTTGTGGCGGTGGATAAGCAAGTGGGAATATGTTATATTATTCCGATGGATTGGGCTGATAGATTGGATGATAACCATTGTGTAAATATAAAATTAGAAGATATTTATACCTATAAAGAAAATTGGGATGTTATCAAACAAAAAGTTCTTTAG